In the genome of Fusarium fujikuroi IMI 58289 draft genome, chromosome FFUJ_chr02, one region contains:
- a CDS encoding related to cytochrome p450 has translation MIEHYPSQALSGLTLAIATILLLAWAHWRSQHTLPLPPGPPSEFLLGHFRVIPKDNAAAVYAKWSREYNSDIIHVRSLGRSTVVLNSADVARDILDKKGANFCDRPQFTLLEVMGWGKTLTFLPFGERWQMHRKLLQTSFSNTNVRQWHSLQITEARRTIRNILKKPETWETSLRRLAVAIVLQVSYGTQVLEDDDPYIQIANDAMYATGNGGVPANSIVDLVPFVRYLPDCIVRDWSLRFARQWRWAIRKLHDIPFAAAQAEYHRYDHHRNTSLAHNLLREYKDKESRGQEQQWSLDDIKGAAGAVFIAGADTTWATCVIFILNMVLHPEIQDKAQQELDTVIGFDKLPDFSDRPALVYIEHVVQEIYRWSPLAPLGIPHKSLHDDIYKGMHIPKDAPLRCCHHSDVTRWGEYLISTRTVVYANAYAMAHDERVYKDPHDFNPDRYEAGEPFPVGNFGFGRRVCVGRFLADNSVWIMVATMLSVLRFCKKMSSDGKLIEPRVRFTNGGTCHPEHFDCVIKPRSLAAEALVNSDSE, from the exons ATGATAGAGCACTACCCATCTCAGGCCCTCTCTGGGCTGACGCTTGCCATTGCCACTATTTTGCTTCTTGCATGGGCCCATTGGCGCTCTCAACATACGCTGCCACTACCACCTGGTCCGCCTTCTgagtttcttcttggccatttccGTGTTATACCCAAGGACAATGCGGCAGCAGTATACGCGAAATGGTCGAGAGAATACA ATTCAGATATCATACATGTCAGATCCCTGGGTCGTTCTACAGTCGTGCTCAATAGCGCCGATGTAGCCAGGGATATCTTGGACAAGAAAGGCGCCAATTTTTGTGACCGACCCCAATTTACGCTGCTGGAAGT CATGGGATGGGGAAAGACCCtgacttttcttccttttggAGAACGTTGGCAAATGCACAGAAAGTTACTCCAGACCTCGTTCAGCAACACAAATGTACGCCAATGGCACAGCCTGCAGATAACAGAAGCCCGACGAACGATTCGAAATATACTCAAGAAGCCTGAAACTTGGGAAACCTCGTTACGTAGGCTTGCGGTTGCCATCGTTCTGCAAGTCAGCTATGGCACTCAAGTGCTCGAGGACGATGACCCTTACATCCAAATCGCCAACGATGCCATGTATGCCACTGGCAATGGTGGAGTTCCCGCCAATAGTATTGTTGATCTAGTTCCATTCG TTCGCTACCTCCCCGACTGTATTGTCCGCGACTGGTCCTTGCGATTTGCCCGACAGTGGCGCTGGGCTATTAGAAAGCTTCACGATATCCCATTCGCTGCTGCACAAGCTGAATAT CACAGATATGACCATCATAGAAACACATCTCTAGCACACAACCTTCTACGTGAGTATAAGGATAAGGAGTCCCGTGGCCAGGAGCAACAATGGTcccttgatgatatcaaagGGGCGGCAGGGGCGGTTTTTATCGCAGGAGCAGATACG ACATGGGCTACATGTGTAATCTTTATTCTCAACATGGTTCTTCACCCGGAAATACAGGACAAGGCACAGCAAGAGCTTGATACGGTGATTGGATTTGATAAACTTCCCGACTTCTCGGACCGGCCCGCTTTGGTTTATATCGAGCATGTTGTCCAGGAAATTTATCG CTGGTCGCCACTGGCTCCTCTAG GGATCCCACACAAGTCGCTCCACGATGATATCTACAAGGGCATGCACATTCCTAAAG ACGCTCCCTTACGATGCTGTCATCATAGTGATGTTACAAGGTGGGGAGAGTATCTGATAAGTACCAGGACTGTGGTCTATGCCAACGCTTATGCCATGGCTCATGATGAGCGGGTCTACAAAGACCCCCACGATTTCAACCCCGACAGGTATGAAGCTGGGGAACCGTTTCCTGTTGGCAATTTTGGATTTGGGCGCCG GGTCTGTGTCGGTCGGTTTCTGGCCGACAATAGTGTCTGGATCATGGTAGCAACGATGTTGTCCGTACTCCGGTTTTGTAAGAAGATGTCTTCAGACGGGAAGCTCATTGAGCCCCGAGTCCGTTTTACCAATGGAGGAACCTG TCACCCTGAGCACTTTGACTGTGTCATCAAACCGCGAAGTCTCGCAGCTGAGGCACTTGTCAACAGCGACTCGGAATAG
- a CDS encoding related to ribokinase: MASHASTPHITILGSLNMDLVSYVPHHPLPGETLTSNHFNTSPGGKGANQAVACGKLSRDSDLSNPSAVVSMVGAVGADPYGTLLLDSLRSFGVAVDSVAIRQDQKSGLAIIIVDEPSGQNRIILSPEANHSLQPAEFEALPGPRPDLLIMQLEIPFDTVMQALKAAKKDGVPVLLNPAPAQPLPMDAYNGLAHLVVNETEAAILADCAESELDDLQGLDRIGRVFIDRGVHNVIITLGGRGVYFVNKQGQSALLPATKTTVVDTTAAGDTFVGSYALAVVAAKDGQFNIEAAVAAANRAAALTVARKGAQISIPWKDEL, translated from the coding sequence ATGGCTTCTCACGCTAGCACTCCACACATCACCATTCTGGGCTCTCTCAACATGGATCTCGTTTCCTATGTCCCACATCATCCCCTTCCTGGTGAAACCCTCACCTCAAACCATTTCAACACTTCGCCAGGCGGTAAGGGCGCTAACCAAGCTGTTGCTTGTGGCAAGCTCTCTCGAGACTCGGACCTGTCCAATCCTTCGGCTGTCGTCTCTATGGTGGGTGCTGTTGGCGCCGATCCTTATGGCACCCTCCTGCTTGACAGCCTTCGCTCTTTTGGCGTTGCTGTCGATTCTGTAGCCATCCGCCAAGACCAGAAGTCTGGCCTAGCTATCATCATTGTGGATGAGCCCTCTGGCCAGAACCGCATTATCTTGTCTCCTGAAGCCAATCACTCTCTTCAACCTGCTGAGTTTGAGGCCCTTCCTGGCCCCCGTCCTGACCTCCTGATCATGCAGCTCGAAATTCCTTTCGATACTGTCATGCAGGCTTTGAAAGCTGCCAAAAAGGATGGTGTTCCCGTACTTCTCAACCCAGCACCGGCTCAGCCCTTGCCTATGGATGCCTACAATGGGCTGGCCCATCTCGTTGTTAATGAGACCGAGGCCGCCATTCTTGCAGATTGTGCTGAGTCTGAGCTTGATGACCTTCAAGGCTTGGACCGCATTGGCCGTGTCTTCATTGATCGCGGAGTCCAcaatgtcatcatcaccctcgGAGGTCGTGGTGTCTATTTCGTCAATAAACAAGGCCAGAGCGCATTGCTTCCAGCGACTAAGACAACCGTAGTGGACACCACGGCCGCGGGTGATACCTTTGTTGGTTCTTACGCCCTGGCCGTTGTAGCCGCCAAAGATGGCCAATTTAATATTGAAGCAGCTGTCGCGGCAGCCAATCGAGCAGCTGCCTTGACCGTTGCGCGAAAGGGTGCTCAGATCTCCATCCCCTGGAAAGACGAACTTTAG